In uncultured Bacteroides sp., the following proteins share a genomic window:
- the kdpB gene encoding potassium-transporting ATPase subunit KdpB, translating to MKRNKPTSLFPKEQVIESIKQSFAKLDPRMMIKNPIMFTVEVATVVMFLVTIYSIFNKTQGSFGYNVTVFIILFITLLFANFAEAIAEARGKAQADSLRKTREETPAKQIINGKINIVSSSKLKKGDIFECEAGDLIPSDGEIIEGLASIDESAITGESAPVIREAGGDKSSVTGGTKVLSDSIRVVVTTQPGESFLDKMIALVEGASRQKTPNEIALTILLAGFTLVFVIVCITLKPLADYSHAILTIASLISLFVCLIPTTIGGLLSAIGIAGMDRALRANVITKSGKAVETAGDIDTLLLDKTGTITIGNRKATKFYPVTGMEERAFIEFCMLSSVSDETPEGKSIVELGREAGLRMRNLNTMGSRMIKFTAETKCSGIDLQDGTQIRKGAFDSIRHISETAGNTFPKETEEITAAIANNGGTPLVVCVNKKVIGVIELQDIIKPGIQERFERLRKMGVKTVMVTGDNPLTAKYIAEKAGVDDFIAEAKPEDKMEYIKKEQDSGKLVAMMGDGTNDAPALAQANVGVAMNSGTQAAKEAGNMVDLDNDPTKLIEIVEIGKQLLMTRGTLTTFSIANDVAKYFAIVPALFMVSIPQLAALNVMGLHSPESAILSAIIFNALIIPALIPLALKGVQYKPIGASALLLRNLLIYGCGGVIVPFIGIKLIDLIVSLFI from the coding sequence ATGAAAAGAAATAAGCCAACCTCTTTATTCCCTAAAGAGCAAGTAATAGAAAGTATTAAACAATCATTCGCAAAATTAGATCCACGGATGATGATTAAGAACCCGATTATGTTCACTGTAGAAGTGGCTACAGTTGTGATGTTTTTGGTCACAATCTATTCCATTTTTAATAAAACACAAGGATCATTCGGATATAATGTCACTGTGTTTATCATTCTCTTTATCACGTTATTATTTGCAAACTTTGCAGAAGCTATTGCCGAAGCACGGGGAAAAGCGCAGGCTGACAGTCTGAGAAAAACTCGTGAAGAGACTCCTGCCAAACAAATAATAAATGGGAAAATAAACATTGTAAGTAGCTCCAAATTAAAGAAAGGAGATATTTTTGAGTGTGAAGCCGGAGATCTTATTCCATCGGATGGTGAAATAATTGAAGGCCTTGCATCTATTGACGAAAGTGCCATAACAGGAGAAAGTGCTCCGGTAATCCGTGAAGCCGGAGGTGATAAAAGTTCAGTAACCGGAGGTACAAAAGTGCTGTCCGATTCAATTAGGGTAGTGGTAACCACTCAACCTGGAGAAAGTTTCCTTGACAAGATGATTGCTTTGGTTGAAGGAGCATCCCGCCAGAAAACCCCGAATGAAATTGCTTTAACTATTTTGCTGGCTGGTTTTACGCTGGTCTTTGTTATTGTGTGTATTACTTTAAAACCATTAGCCGATTATAGTCATGCAATACTAACTATTGCTTCTCTGATTTCACTTTTTGTCTGTCTGATTCCTACCACAATTGGTGGATTGCTTTCTGCTATCGGTATTGCAGGAATGGACCGTGCTTTGCGGGCAAATGTTATTACCAAATCAGGTAAAGCTGTAGAAACGGCAGGAGATATTGACACATTATTGCTAGATAAAACCGGAACAATTACTATCGGTAACCGTAAAGCTACAAAGTTTTATCCGGTTACCGGAATGGAAGAACGAGCATTTATCGAATTTTGCATGCTTTCTTCTGTATCCGATGAAACACCCGAAGGCAAATCCATTGTAGAACTAGGAAGAGAAGCTGGTCTTCGGATGAGGAATCTAAATACTATGGGCTCTAGAATGATTAAGTTTACCGCAGAGACAAAATGTTCCGGAATTGATTTGCAGGATGGTACGCAAATACGCAAAGGCGCTTTTGATTCTATCCGCCATATTTCTGAAACAGCAGGAAACACATTCCCCAAAGAAACGGAAGAAATTACCGCTGCCATTGCAAATAATGGAGGTACTCCACTGGTAGTCTGCGTCAATAAAAAAGTTATCGGGGTAATTGAATTACAAGACATTATTAAACCAGGCATACAGGAACGTTTTGAACGTCTAAGAAAAATGGGGGTTAAAACGGTGATGGTTACGGGAGATAATCCTCTTACTGCCAAATATATTGCAGAAAAAGCCGGGGTTGATGATTTCATTGCAGAAGCCAAACCGGAAGATAAAATGGAATATATTAAGAAAGAACAGGACTCCGGTAAACTGGTGGCAATGATGGGCGACGGAACCAATGATGCTCCGGCACTGGCTCAGGCAAACGTGGGAGTTGCTATGAATAGCGGAACGCAAGCCGCCAAAGAAGCTGGAAATATGGTAGACCTTGATAACGACCCGACCAAGTTAATTGAGATTGTGGAAATAGGAAAACAATTATTGATGACACGAGGAACATTAACAACTTTCTCTATTGCTAATGATGTAGCAAAATACTTTGCCATTGTTCCTGCTCTGTTTATGGTGTCCATTCCTCAGTTAGCAGCATTAAACGTTATGGGATTACACAGTCCTGAAAGTGCTATTCTGTCGGCTATTATCTTTAACGCACTTATTATTCCGGCTTTAATTCCATTGGCATTAAAGGGTGTGCAGTATAAGCCAATAGGTGCTTCAGCACTGCTTCTCCGTAATTTATTAATTTATGGATGCGGAGGTGTAATTGTTCCTTTCATCGGGATTAAGTTAATTGATCTCATTGTTAGTTTATTTATTTAA
- a CDS encoding K(+)-transporting ATPase subunit C encodes MKTTLIKSAKLTLMFCLLLGVTYVLVLWIFSLVASPNKGNAELITLNGKVVGAANVGQKFTKDIYFWGRPSAVNYAADASGGSNKSITNKKYLKEVEARIDSFLAHHPYLKRSEVPVEMVTASGSGLDPDITPQCAYVQIKRVALARGMSESVVKEIVEKEIEKPFLGIFGTAKVNVLKLNVALEETRK; translated from the coding sequence ATGAAAACGACTCTTATAAAATCAGCCAAATTAACCCTTATGTTTTGTTTACTATTAGGGGTAACCTATGTGCTTGTTCTTTGGATATTTTCCCTGGTTGCTTCTCCTAATAAGGGAAATGCAGAACTTATTACGCTCAACGGCAAAGTGGTTGGTGCAGCCAATGTAGGACAAAAATTCACAAAAGACATTTATTTCTGGGGACGCCCTTCGGCTGTTAATTATGCTGCTGATGCTTCGGGTGGAAGTAATAAAAGTATCACAAACAAAAAATATCTGAAAGAAGTGGAAGCTAGAATTGATTCTTTTTTAGCTCATCATCCTTACCTGAAACGCAGTGAGGTTCCTGTGGAAATGGTTACAGCCAGTGGTTCCGGGCTTGATCCGGACATCACTCCTCAATGTGCTTATGTACAAATAAAGCGTGTGGCACTGGCTCGCGGAATGAGTGAAAGTGTTGTAAAAGAGATTGTAGAAAAAGAAATAGAAAAACCTTTTTTAGGTATATTTGGAACGGCTAAGGTCAATGTTCTGAAACTAAATGTTGCTTTGGAAGAGACTCGCAAATAA
- a CDS encoding sensor protein KdpD produces the protein MNDEKDAQYFLDLIKKSRRGKFKIYIGMIAGVGKTYRMLLEAHDLLKSGVDVQVGYVESHGRAETEALLAGLPVIPRKKIFYKGKELEEMDLQSILLIHPEIVIVDELAHTNVEGSLNEKRWQDVISLLDAGINVISAVNIQHIESLNEEIRDISGIEVKERIPDSVLEQADEVVNIDLTAEELVNRLKSGKIYRPEKIQIALDNFFKTENILQLRELALKEVALRVEKQVENEFILDTSRIRHERFLACISANEKTPRKVIRKTARLATHYSTKFIALYVQTPKESTDRIPLANQRYLLNHFKMATELGGEVVQEQSDDIIGTIIKVCKERQITTICMGSPSFRFPKVLFSIARYKKFIESLSKANIDLIILA, from the coding sequence ATGAACGACGAAAAGGATGCACAATATTTCCTTGATTTAATAAAGAAATCACGCAGGGGGAAATTCAAAATATACATTGGCATGATTGCCGGTGTGGGAAAAACATATAGAATGTTGCTGGAAGCACACGACCTCCTAAAAAGCGGAGTGGATGTGCAGGTAGGATATGTTGAATCCCATGGCAGGGCAGAAACCGAAGCACTGTTAGCTGGCTTGCCTGTTATTCCACGAAAAAAGATTTTCTATAAAGGGAAAGAGCTTGAGGAAATGGATTTGCAAAGCATTCTTCTTATTCATCCAGAGATTGTTATTGTGGACGAACTGGCACACACAAATGTGGAAGGAAGTCTGAACGAGAAAAGATGGCAGGATGTTATTAGCCTTCTTGATGCGGGAATCAATGTTATTAGTGCGGTGAACATTCAACATATTGAAAGTCTGAATGAAGAAATTCGCGATATCTCGGGCATAGAGGTAAAAGAACGGATTCCGGACAGTGTGTTGGAGCAGGCTGATGAAGTAGTGAATATTGACTTAACGGCTGAAGAACTGGTTAACCGACTAAAATCTGGTAAGATTTACCGTCCTGAAAAGATTCAGATTGCTTTGGATAACTTTTTTAAGACGGAAAATATTCTTCAGCTACGGGAACTTGCCTTGAAAGAAGTTGCATTACGGGTAGAAAAACAGGTAGAGAATGAATTTATTCTGGACACTTCCCGTATTCGCCATGAGCGTTTTCTGGCTTGCATCAGTGCAAATGAAAAGACTCCGCGAAAGGTTATCCGGAAAACAGCACGACTGGCAACTCATTATAGTACAAAGTTTATTGCTCTTTATGTGCAAACACCGAAAGAATCGACAGATCGCATTCCTTTGGCCAATCAGCGTTACCTGCTTAATCACTTTAAAATGGCAACAGAGTTGGGAGGCGAGGTGGTCCAGGAACAATCGGATGATATTATCGGAACCATTATTAAGGTGTGTAAAGAGAGACAAATCACAACGATTTGTATGGGAAGCCCTTCTTTCAGATTTCCCAAAGTTCTTTTTTCTATTGCCCGTTATAAAAAATTCATTGAATCACTGTCCAAGGCTAACATAGATTTAATTATCTTAGCCTGA